A portion of the Candidatus Krumholzibacteriia bacterium genome contains these proteins:
- a CDS encoding SDR family oxidoreductase, whose amino-acid sequence MSDRLCLVTGASSGIGFETARGLAREGERVLILGRDEERTAQAATKIYEESRAEVIPLVADLSSQKEISSLAAQLRLKYSKLDLLVNNAGAVFPQRRLSGDGIEMTFALNHLSYFLLTRELEGLLRAAAPSRIVNVASAMHARARFDIEDLQCEKLYRPWDAYARSKYANLLYNFELSRRLEGSGVSTNAAHPGLVNSRIAVSGELGFWGRLFFRLFGKSEQNGARCSLYLSSSSEVEGKSGGYYSDCQETESHPGTRNPETALRLWEISEELCKEES is encoded by the coding sequence ATGAGCGACCGGCTCTGCCTGGTCACCGGTGCCTCTTCCGGCATCGGTTTCGAGACGGCCCGCGGCCTGGCTCGGGAGGGAGAAAGAGTGCTGATCCTGGGCCGGGATGAGGAGAGAACGGCCCAAGCCGCTACGAAGATCTATGAGGAGAGCCGGGCGGAAGTGATTCCCCTGGTCGCGGACCTTTCCAGTCAGAAGGAAATCAGTAGCCTGGCGGCGCAACTGCGCTTGAAGTATTCGAAGCTGGACCTGCTGGTGAACAATGCGGGCGCGGTCTTTCCGCAACGCAGGCTGAGCGGGGATGGAATCGAGATGACTTTTGCGCTGAACCATCTTTCCTATTTCCTGCTTACCCGGGAACTGGAGGGTCTCCTGAGAGCCGCCGCTCCGAGCCGCATCGTCAATGTGGCTTCGGCCATGCATGCGAGGGCGCGTTTTGATATCGAAGACCTGCAGTGCGAAAAGCTCTACCGGCCCTGGGATGCCTATGCGAGGAGCAAGTATGCGAACCTGCTTTATAATTTCGAACTGTCCCGGCGACTTGAGGGCAGCGGAGTCAGCACGAACGCGGCGCATCCCGGGCTGGTCAATTCCCGGATTGCAGTGAGCGGCGAACTGGGTTTCTGGGGACGGCTTTTCTTCCGCCTCTTCGGCAAGTCCGAACAGAATGGCGCGCGCTGCAGTCTCTACCTTTCCAGTTCGTCCGAAGTGGAGGGCAAGAGCGGAGGCTACTACTCCGACTGTCAGGAAACGGAATCCCATCCGGGAACCCGAAACCCTGAAACCGCTCTTCGGCTTTGGGAAATCAGCGAGGAACTCTGCAAGGAGGAATCATGA
- a CDS encoding YbjQ family protein, which yields MLLTTQDRFEDREIVETLGLVRGNTIRARHVGKDIMAGLRSIVGGEIGEYTKMLAESREQACDRMVAGAEALGADAVVALRFTTATVMQNTAELLAYGTAVRLKE from the coding sequence ATGCTGCTCACCACACAGGATCGTTTTGAGGATCGGGAGATTGTGGAAACCCTTGGTCTTGTGCGAGGAAACACGATTCGGGCCAGGCATGTTGGCAAGGATATCATGGCCGGTCTTCGGAGTATTGTGGGCGGGGAGATCGGGGAGTACACGAAGATGTTGGCCGAGTCCCGCGAGCAGGCCTGCGATCGCATGGTTGCAGGAGCGGAGGCTCTTGGTGCCGATGCCGTGGTCGCCCTTCGTTTCACCACGGCAACGGTCATGCAGAACACGGCGGAATTGCTGGCCTACGGCACGGCAGTTCGCCTGAAGGAGTAG